A single window of Streptomyces cathayae DNA harbors:
- a CDS encoding TIGR03842 family LLM class F420-dependent oxidoreductase, which produces MDFGLVLQTDPPASRVVDLMRRAERNGFTHGWTFDSAVLWQEPFVIHSQILAGTTGLKVGPMVTNPATRTWEVTASTFATLNDMYGNRTVCGIGRGDSAMRVAGRRPNTLARLGEAIDVIRDLAEGREALVDGNPVRIPWIKNGRLPVWMAAYGPKALALAGQKADGFILQLADPFLTEWMVKAVRKAAQDSGRDPGALTICVAAPAYVTADDSPDALAHARDQCRWFGGMVGNHVADLVAKYGEHSAMVPDELTTYIKDRHGYDYSHHGRADNPSTDFVPDEIVDRFCLLGPTEAHIDKLRHLKDLGVDQFAVYDMHDNREATIDAYGTDIIPALR; this is translated from the coding sequence ATGGACTTCGGACTCGTTCTGCAGACCGATCCGCCGGCCTCGCGGGTGGTCGACCTGATGCGGCGCGCGGAGCGCAACGGCTTCACACACGGCTGGACCTTCGACTCCGCAGTGCTGTGGCAGGAGCCGTTCGTGATCCACAGCCAGATCCTGGCCGGCACCACCGGGCTGAAGGTCGGCCCGATGGTCACCAACCCGGCCACCCGCACCTGGGAGGTCACCGCCTCCACCTTCGCCACCCTCAACGACATGTACGGCAACCGGACCGTCTGCGGCATCGGCCGCGGCGACTCCGCGATGCGGGTCGCCGGCCGCAGGCCCAACACCCTGGCCCGCCTGGGCGAGGCGATCGACGTCATCCGCGACCTCGCCGAGGGCCGGGAGGCGCTGGTCGACGGCAACCCGGTCCGCATCCCGTGGATCAAGAACGGCAGGCTGCCGGTCTGGATGGCCGCGTACGGCCCGAAGGCGCTGGCGCTCGCCGGCCAGAAGGCCGACGGCTTCATCCTCCAGCTCGCCGACCCCTTCCTCACCGAATGGATGGTCAAGGCGGTACGGAAGGCGGCCCAGGACTCCGGCCGGGACCCCGGCGCCCTCACGATCTGCGTCGCCGCGCCCGCATATGTCACGGCCGACGACTCGCCCGATGCCCTGGCGCACGCCCGGGACCAGTGCCGGTGGTTCGGCGGCATGGTCGGCAACCACGTCGCCGACCTCGTCGCCAAGTACGGCGAGCACTCCGCCATGGTCCCCGACGAGCTCACCACGTACATCAAGGACCGCCACGGCTACGACTACAGCCACCACGGCCGCGCCGACAACCCGTCCACCGACTTCGTCCCCGACGAGATCGTCGACCGCTTCTGCCTCCTCGGCCCCACCGAGGCCCACATCGACAAGCTCCGGCACCTCAAGGACCTGGGCGTCGACCAGTTCGCCGTCTACGACATGCACGACAACCGCGAAGCCACCATCGACGCCTACGGCACCGACATCATCCCCGCCCTTCGCTGA